The Setaria viridis chromosome 2, Setaria_viridis_v4.0, whole genome shotgun sequence DNA window TGCCAAAATGCTTCTATTGGATTTTGATGTGTTCCCTGTAATTGCCATAAATGTGATTTCAATATATTTACCTTTGATTCTTTAAGGTTCACTTCATGCTAATATGCCACTTGATTGCAATCCATTCAGAAACAAGTGAATTTGATAGGACATGGAATTATCATCCAgtataaaaattaaaacaagAGTTTCAGCGCAAGAGCTGGGTAGCTTGTTATCAGAGACTGTTTAATATGAACTGATATTTAACAGAGAAAATGACCCCAAAAAATTTTCCATTGGTTTTATGGAATTGCTTATAATTGGCCTTTTTGGTGGTTTAGTACTGCATTCTTCACATGATTTCCCTGATTTTACGTAAATCACACTGCGAAGTACTGCAATACAATGCTTAAAGTCACTTCCTCTTGACATCCTACTTATTATTTTATTCTCTCTTTATTCAGTATTGCAAAGCACTTGGAGTCCGCAAACACGATGTTTTCCTTCATTTGGTGGATCATTGGGTTCTATTGGGTGTCTGCAGGTGGCCAAGCTTTATCACATGATGCTCCTCAGCTTTACTGGTATCCTGTTTTTAACCTTGATGTgtgaataagaaaaaaaaagaatggtcTTCTGTTAGTTCATCAAATTTGTTATCTAAGACGGCTATCTTCTTTCTCTTGTTTTACAGGCTATCAATTGTTTTTCTAGCATTTGATGTTTTCTTTGTGGTCTTCTGCGTTGCCTTGGCTTGTGTGATTGGAATTGCTGTTTGTTGCTGTCTTCCGTGCATCATTGCGATCTTATATGCTGTAACTGATCAGGTATGCCAGTTCCTGTGACCACCATGGTCTGCTAAATAATTTTTCTCCAACGTTTCGGTCAAATGCAATGGCTAATACCCTATATAGATGATATAAACACCCTGTTATCCCTTTCTTAACTTTGATACACCCATGTCACATCGAGAATATAATGCTCTGTAATGGTATATGTAATTTTAACTGAAGCATTGCCCTTGATTGTTTATATGTTACATATACTGATATGCAGTAACCATCAttttttaaccttttcactTTCGCTTTATCCCTTTGACACTACCACGACTACTTAttactaactttttttttttgaatgttcATGCTTTAGATGGTCTTTGGCAGAAAGGAAATAACTCCTCGCTGCCACTTGAGTCTTTACACAAATCCAATGAAATGAAACACCCTGTTTGTTATCGTTTGTATTGATACTATTTACTTGTTTTAATTTCAGCAGGAGGGAGCATCTGAAGAGGACATAAACAACCTTTCTAAATTCAAATTCCGTACGATGGGTGATCACGACAAGCTAGTTGCTGGCATTGCGGCGCCTGTGGGCGGAGTGATGACGGAGTGTGGCACCAATCCTCCTGTCGAACACATTCTTTCAGCTGAGGATGCAGTAAGTTTTTCATCATTATCTTGAGAAGTTTTAGCGACACCTTCTTGTTATCATTCCCCTTCTGTAGATATGTGATTAGCTCTGAACGTGTAGAATCTAGAAATTACCATTTAGTGTTTAAATGATTTTGGATTTTAAGATGTTTGAGCAAACTGTTCACATCATATAAAAGTTTCTTGTTGCTTGAGGTCTAAATTTATGTATCCATATTATGAATAATCAGTTCCTACACTGGAGTTTGCTTTTCAGCAAATTTGAAAATGTAGTTGGATGTTGCCTATATTTGGAAAAAGGTTATGGCTTCCACATCAGAGGGGTCCTATTTTGGAAGTTGTTCCCCTTCCTTTGCCATATTACTTCCATCGTTCCGTAGATCCATTTGTCTTCATGTGGCTAGGCATTATTATGTTTAGATTTAGTGTAGAATGTCAATCTGTTCAATTCTCTGTTGCCTTTCTCTTCTCATAACTTCCTAAGTCGTGGGATGTGCCCTTGTGCCTATATAGAGCATGAGACCTTGCTATGCTATAGGCCGTCCTACTACTTCATCAGCTCCCAGTGGTTCTGACCTATGATCCTAGTTATCTATGTACATATAAGCTCAGTTTTGAAATGGCCAATTTTGTGCATTAGGAATGTGGAAGGGTTTGAAATTCAGCATTGCACTGCCATACTTCTTTGGGTTTGTTGTATGCACTATTGAAACTTGGGAGCTTTATTGATGCACATCTTACCTAGTTTTCAGAAATGATCAACCTTTGTTTTTTCCCCAAACATTTGGAGCTACAGTTGTTCTTTTGACATTTAAAGATTTAGAATTCAGTGCAAATAATTTGAGTAATTTGAGAATTCTTTCTAAAGAGATGTATCATATCTGCAATTTGAACCCAAATTTGAAGTTGTAAAGCAAGGTTGGTACATTGATTCCAAATGATTTAATTTTTACATTTAAAAAATCCAGCTTAGTTTGAAATTGTACAAAATTTGTATTAAATAGAAGTAACCTATATCTGATTTCAGATGTGAAATATCCATATTTAAGAAGAGTTTGAGTTATTGCtatttgatcttttttttcttaaacaaTGTTTTACCTAGCTACAACCTTTCAAAATAATGAGATTTTGGAAATTCTGACGGCGATGAATTAGTTTAGATGGAATATGATGCAATGCTCCATCATTTTAGTAGTATGTATgtacaaaggaagaaaaatgacgGTAGAATAGATCCGTAACTGCACAGCTTTATTTTAGCATGTACATTTGCAACTTACCATTTTTATATCAGGAAATCTAATTGAATTCTGTTGCAATTGCATTCTATTCTATTTCTATATGATAGAATATAGATCTGGAATTTTTTTAAAGTAATTTCTGGTGCTAGCCTATCTAGCTGGCTCATGAGGTCaactattttatgttttttGAAACAAATATACCAAAATTGGATGCAGCAGGGAAACCCCATGTTTTGTTGTAAGCATCAAGTTTGGTGTCGTACACGTGTGGACATGTGACAGGCAACTGAACTCAATTAATGATAGGCTCAGTAGTATGCTCAGTGTTTGCAAGATTAATGTCCCGATTTGTCCATGTGTGAGCTTAAACTGTTTGGTTGAGCATTACACCTGGTTAGTTGGCATTACTGCCTCTTGCAGTATGCTATTCACTTTATTTATTGCCAGTCCTTATGGAGTGCTCATGTTCACTTGTGAATATGTTGGGCTAGTTCAAACCTTTGTTGTCTTCCTAGAAAGTGTTATTGTTTGGCTCCAGTTTTATTGACTTGCTAATGAAGAGATTATACAGCAGTACTGTAGTAGCATTGGACAATTAGGTTACACTGACATATTTCTTGAGGATGTTCACTCTTACTAGTCAGAAAATGCTATTCTAATCAGACTATCTGATTGCCCCATTTAAAATGCAGGAATGCTGTATCTGCTTGTGCCCGTATGAAGATGGTGCGGAACTGCGTGAGCTCCCTTGTAACCACCATTTTCACTGCAGCTGCATCGACAAGTGGCTTCACATAAACGCAACATGCCCGCTGTGCAAGTTCAACATCGTCAAGAGCAACCTTGACAGAGAAGAGGTCTAGGTATCACAAGACAAAATTCGTGCCAAAGCTTCTCGACATGTCCCAGCTGTCGTGCTCTTCAGTACTACTGCATTTGCAAACAGAGTTGTGATTACCGATCATGTAGTTGCAAGTTGTAGGTGATGCACAGATGATTGCGATGGTGGTTCTCGTGAATATTCTTTTAGTAGTTTCTTGCAGCGATTGTACATCCTTACTCTTTCTTCTTGATCTGATTGCATTGCAGATTTATATGTGCTTAGCTGTGTTGGATATGGAACGCAGGCATCCATTTGTAAAATAATTCATGAATTGGAGGCTAGTATACAGTTTCTTGGTGTAAATGTTTTGAGGATAGTATGGAGTATGGGGTGTGATCATCTAGGCAGATGATGCGAGATTGGTTTACGCGCATTTGCAAAATATTGTGTATGTGTTCACTTTCGAAACATTGCAGAGCCCTTTTTGTAGGCACAATGACGGTATCATCTCTTTTGAATTGCGTGTGACGGTGTGAGACGGGATCTTGGAGTCCTATGAAAGTGTAAAGGTATAGCAAGTGTTTAGAACATAACAAGATTGACCATTGGCATGTAGAAAGCCAAATTTTCAGTTTATATTGGAGAACTGCTGCGGCTGCTACATATCTTCAGTCCTGCCTAGGCATCTTGCATTACAACTTTGCatgcttctttttctttatatatGTTCTTCGTAGCCTTTCATCTCCCTTGGTGTTTGTCGGTTGGTGTTTAACATGATCACTTTTACACCAAATCCTTGTGCTCTTTTGTTGAGGGCTCGATGCGCTATATCTGGATTCTGGACCTCCCAAATCTTCAGTTCAGAATGTAGCTTGGAGTTGGGAGTTTTAGTTCAACTGAATTCGGTATTTATACCAAATTCAAAGCGAAATAACTAAAGGCACAAACCAGTTTATCCAGTTTATTGAGTTGACTCAGTGTTGTATATTTCATGAAGTAACATTGTTAATTTTGTAGCCTAAACATCAAAATCCCAAAAGAATATGTAAATGCACACTAGTAGAGAAGTGGTTTTTAGTCccggtagggtgcaaatctcccgaaaatccatccgggataaaccaaccgggacaaaagtttgtcccgggtcactcaatcgggactaaagacccccttttatcccggttatcctagttggtaataccaaccgggataaaacgggtcaccacggcaggtgctgaaaaaaaaaatcctaggctcctaggaggccccccacacgcgcacgtcgcaagcCACAAgtcacgtgaaatatgcgcgtgcgcgctgcgtgggattcgaatcCACAACCTCCaacctcgcgcgtagcttccttgccatcccacctacacaccacatctaactatataggggatgctatccttttgtattaacttgtggggacccttttatcccagttggaaacaccaaccgggataaaagacccccttttatcccggttggtattacaaaccgggataaaagggttcgagggatttagtcctctttcagtcacctcgttggggaccaaccaggataaaagggggtcatttatcccggttggtgtttcaaaccgggataaaaagcctctcagggtcttttttttcacactagcctttgcaaccgggataaaaggtcccggttggtaagccccccaccagtgaccgaactttagtcccggttggtgaaccttttgtcccgggctaactttaaaccgggacaaaagggggcgcatcgaaaatCAATTTTCTACTAGTGGCAATCAACATTGAACAAGGCACAATTTTTACCGTTAACATCAAATCCTGTAACTGATGCTCAAAACCTGTAACTCAGTGCTTCATTTATTTATTGGATGCCATTTATCATTACGTGGACGCTACGgcagccgccggcgacgggcctTGCCTGCGCCTCGACGTGCGCCTCGACGTGGCCGCCGAGGCTCGCGGGCGTGACGTGGCTGATGGACATCCGCACCCGGGCCACCCTGCGACCCCAATACCCCATCGCCAACCGTGACGATCGATGATGGTAGCCAAGCAACGTCAGCATGCGTCCCACTCCGTGAAGCCGTTGGCTCATTGTGCCCGCATGCATGGCGCAACATGGCTACACGGATACACGCACCACAGCGCCACGGCATGCGAGAGCTCAGCAAAAACCTCCACTTCCACCTACCACAAGTCTCTCACGCTCTATAAGGCCATGGCGGCCGCGGGGTGGTCTCCTGTAGCCGTGGCCGCCGTGGTCGTCGTCGCCCTGCTATCTTCATCACGGTGCGCCGCGACGGCTGCGGCCAGCAGTTGGCCACTAACGTACGCGGgctcgtcctcgccgtcgacgtcgcTGGACTGCGGCACGATGACGTCGCTGCTGGCGGGCTGCAGGGCCTTCGTCCGCCGCGGCGAGGccgcgtcctcgccgtccgcgccggcgcccggcgcggcgTGCTGCGAGGGCGTGGCGGAGCTCTACGCCGTGGCGGCGGACTCCGCGGACAACTGGCGGTCGGTGTGCGGGTGCATGGCGGCGCTCGTGCGGCGCTACAGCTCCAACGCGTCCGCTATCGCGCTGCTGCCGGTGCTCTGCGGCGTCCTGCCGCCCGCCGGGCGCACCGCCCGCGACACCCTCACGTGCTGCACAAGGTACCAGCACACGTGAAGCGACGCACATATCTCTTCATTTCTTCAATCATGGCGCTCGTTAATACTGCTGATTGTTCTCGCAGCCCTCCTTGACGTCTCAGCCGTGGCCGGCGGTGCAAGGGCGGCAATCATCAAGAGCAATCTGCTGATGCCTGATGATCTCAACGAAGTTGTGTCATGTACTACACACTAGAAAATAAAGTTCGGAGAACtgagttttttcttttaattcttgGAGAATACGTAGCTAGGATGTTCTAGTAATTTGGTGTTGGCCGTTCACTGTATGTTGATTCGTTGCGGTTTAATTTGCCCCAATTCAGTCATTGAAATTCCATCAGCTATTTTTTTAAGGGTATTCCATCAACCAGTGAAAGTGCTAAAAACGACAGGCTCGACTATGTCTCCATCGGTCACCCGCGCTACGCCACGCCCTTCGTCTTAAATGGGCTGAAATGGCCTGTTGGGCTTGAGCGACGCCAATCAGGATGGCGAATTGAAAGTTTAATATTGGAGCTTAAATTTTCAAATGGGGAAGTGTAGGTTATGTTTCAAATTTCAATTTTCTTTAAAGTTTAGTGTAGGTTAGATCTCTTAATCCAATACCATATGGCTAGGAGCCCAGGAAAATATGGCATCCAGCCGCAATCGACACCTGATATTGATCTAAATCTAAAGGTTTTCTTTGTTCTTTCTGCAAATTCGAGTTAGGGGTCTAACCCGCTAGCCAGAAGCAACCATAGCCACCCAAAATCCCAAACTCTACTAACGtgacatttttaaaaaaatacgaGTGATGATCTCTCTCACAATCCGATTCCCAGATCACAATACACAGTTGAAAATGTTCAGGATGGGAAAAATGCAACGTTGTCCAAGAAAATGTGCACCCTGAATTTCCGATGGGAAAGATGGGACGATCCGTTACAACATCGAAACAAAATATCTATAACATCGAAAATCTATAGTTGTAATATtgaaaaatatgtgaaaaaaTGACCACGTCGTTGGACTCCAGGATAGGAAATTTCTGCCCCAACATGAACATTATGTTTCCTGCAACATTCAAGGTGAAACGTGCAGAAATAATAGTTGCAATATTGATGTTTAATTATTATAACATACATCGAGatgtctgattttttttaaatttcgaACTGTTAAAGTATATTaggatatggttagtttaggattgatgGTAATCCCaggataaccttccttatctcttatctctaggagaggctacttgccctccaagccatgtactTCTATATAATCAGCCCAATGGGCTCAAGCAATATATCCCACTCATTCTACGCAATCCCTAtctctttcatggtatcacgagtctaggTTACAAATCCTAGGCCTCCGACTTCCGCTACCATCGCGTCATCCCTGGGGAGATCAATCTCCGCTGGAGGCAGCGCTCTCGTAGGATGCGCGGGCGATCCTTCTGATTCGCTGTGCCGATCGTGGTCAAGCAGCAAGCAGATTCAAGCCACGGCGGCccctggcggcggccggtgcgtcTCCAGGCTGCGCCCCCGTGGcggcccacggcggcggcgggcgcccctCCAGACGCAACCTGGCACCGTCCTCGACTgccccggcggtggcggacaCCCCTCCAGGCCGCAGCGGCACCCGGCAGCGGCGGGCACCCTCCAATGAGCGCCCGaccgcgcgggcgagcgctTCGACCACGACGGCGAGCACCCCGACCGGTGCATCCGAAGACCACGACGGCGAGCGCCCCGACCGGCGCATCTAGCTGCCCCGACCGCTCCGACCAGCGCGGTCGGAGGTCAGACCGGTTCTCCGTGAAcctcttcctgctgctgctatttttctttttcccgatcAGAGATCGGGTTGCGTCGCCCTACCGTCCCGTCGTCGCTTCATCGTCGACACTCCTGAAGACGAGGTTGTCGTTGTGCCCTTCAGGCTGCAACGGCACCACTTGTGATCAAGCCATCCTCATCGGCGACGCCGCCTTTTAAGGCGGTGGCGCCACCCATGCCGCTGGTCCTCGTCACGCTAGCTCTCGGTCCGAGTCCGCACCTATTATCGCATGCTCGCGGACACCGCCGCCGACATTGTTGAAGGAAGATGCATTTGCGCTCTTTAGCTGCACCATCTACCATTGCGCTTGGCTCATCGTCCTGCTAACCCTGTCGACAAGAAGCTGCTGCTTTTGTGTATTCGGgcgtgttggcgctagaaatcggtcaaccgaatcccagcggccgacacacgacccgggagaatctgcttagctcctgttcgggtgaatgccctggtgcggttcgcgcggcgtgccagccaatctgacctgttgattggcaaggaagaacacgtgtcaaattcagtaactacgatcggctaagtttccgatcgaaagagcttatcggcagatcagccgatttactgtggtaaagaaatcagctataagacagcacgatccctgtagccttgtagatagaaaaatactaaagtaatcggtacaaggTACGTAGTAAcagtactaggaaaagatctaatcggcaatagatagATCTGgcaacagaaagtaatgaaagccgatactaccgattcctagtaggataactggtgataaaaactaggaaaacaggtaaaaacctatgaatctagtcgatatcgataactgatgaataaatctaaacgaaacaacagcgatgcgccggaagttaaagcttagatattactcgataaacggaacttacagaatcggccggagatcaagatgatgcagccctgccaacccgcacgaactcgtgagaaggaaaagtgatggcgaagtcgcctgctcgaaagtaagtatgaagaataaagtaacttgttgtattgattgattgttgtgtttacagatttacaaaggtagctactTATAGCCctgtacaaataatcttcttaaccgactagaactctatctctaattcaaacagaaaacaaatatctacaagcacaatccgtgctaaaccaaactaccccacgcttcgtgggctgaactccaccttatccctccatctttccaagcccatacaggcccaccttagtccaccttcccgatcggccgatttcttatcaaaggattgccgattgggaactTGGCGTATTCACTctgaagcgaagtaaaagcCACTTGACCGATTCCGCACTGCAGCaccttttgaccgattcccatctGTACTCCTTCGATTTCTTtcctccttggcgccgattctactgatgacgaaatccggcgtcaacacatgccccccagtttcggagtaaaacatagtcctttacttcgaaattctttataacctctcctccgaaacggccgcagtgaaaatatccttccgtttcgcggtctcccggctgatcattgcaattttttgaaacgggcgcccacgacggccactaccccgaaaaactcgacgcgccggcgcggtgaaaattccatttttacccttctttcaggcaccctataaatatcatTTCACCGCAACTTAGCTTCAAGCTCACATCTCTTTTCCAGCGCGCgcacctccttctttcttcaatcttgccatcgaagttttccagtttcagctccaatcac harbors:
- the LOC117845907 gene encoding E3 ubiquitin-protein ligase At1g12760 isoform X2: MASTFPRRSSGGEPSSPSSPLLPSPASPSPGGPLGRLTGLRGAARFIRRTGSRRLMREPSVAVRETAAEHLEERQTDWAYSKPVVVLDVLWNLAFVAVAAAVLAASLGEQPAVPLRVWLAGYVLQCLLHVLCVTVEYRRRSRDADQDGAGDGDFKLSIAKHLESANTMFSFIWWIIGFYWVSAGGQALSHDAPQLYWLSIVFLAFDVFFVVFCVALACVIGIAVCCCLPCIIAILYAVTDQEGASEEDINNLSKFKFRTMGDHDKLVAGIAAPVGGVMTECGTNPPVEHILSAEDAECCICLCPYEDGAELRELPCNHHFHCSCIDKWLHINATCPLCKFNIVKSNLDREEV
- the LOC117845907 gene encoding E3 ubiquitin-protein ligase At1g12760 isoform X1, which codes for MASTFPRRSSGGEPSSPSSPLLPSPASPSPGGPLGRLTGLRGAARFIRRTGSRRLMREPSVAVRETAAEHLEERQTDWAYSKPVVVLDVLWNLAFVAVAAAVLAASLGEQPAVPLRVWLAGYVLQCLLHVLCVTVEYRRRSRDADQDGAGDGDFKLSIAKHLESANTMFSFIWWIIGFYWVSAGGQALSHDAPQLYWLSIVFLAFDVFFVVFCVALACVIGIAVCCCLPCIIAILYAVTDQQEGASEEDINNLSKFKFRTMGDHDKLVAGIAAPVGGVMTECGTNPPVEHILSAEDAECCICLCPYEDGAELRELPCNHHFHCSCIDKWLHINATCPLCKFNIVKSNLDREEV
- the LOC140221984 gene encoding non-specific lipid-transfer protein 2-like, with product MAAAGWSPVAVAAVVVVALLSSSRCAATAAASSWPLTYAGSSSPSTSLDCGTMTSLLAGCRAFVRRGEAASSPSAPAPGAACCEGVAELYAVAADSADNWRSVCGCMAALVRRYSSNASAIALLPVLCGVLPPAGRTARDTLTCCTRYQHT